From one Thamnophis elegans isolate rThaEle1 chromosome 9, rThaEle1.pri, whole genome shotgun sequence genomic stretch:
- the GRSF1 gene encoding G-rich sequence factor 1: MAGTRWVLGALLRGCGCHYSACRHTGAAACLPPPLRPTSSSPASGAFGLCGRRRLLLLLGAATQSRGVASTAGPVPGFGTWRGSLLTPPLAGRCYSQDPESSYQEGYHFPPEYELSVEEAEGQREVHLIRAQGLPYDCTEEDVLNFFSGSKIRNGVEGIHFLLYRDGKRRGDAIVELESEHDVMNALNKHRKYLGQRYVEVFEIRNKDVDTLMRSLKFRSAPVNNDGVVRLRGLPYRCTEVDVTEFFSGLTVQDIVFVFDHDGRRKTGEAFVQFATPEMANKALLKHKEEIGNRYIEIFPSQKSAIRTHNDFFRYKKMMASTVPKPCSENIFEEKLSEVSKPSPVYENETRSEAYNQVFEKPPEAAESGSFSAPYFVHLRGMPFQATAQDIIQFFAPLKPVRITMEYNSCGHATGEADVHFETHTDAVAAMAKNNFKVQHSYIELFLNSSPSRK; encoded by the exons ATGGCCGGGACTCGCTGGGTGCTGGGCGCGCTGCTCCGCGGCTGCGGCTGTCATTACAGCGCCTGCCGCCACACCGGCGCCGCGGCTTGCCTGCCGCCGCCGCTGCGGCCTACCTCTTCGTCGCCGGCTTCCGGCGCTTTCGGCCTTTGCGGCCGCCGACGCCTCCTGCTCTTGCTCGGGGCAGCCACGCAGAGCCGCGGGGTCGCCAGCACGGCCGGGCCGGTGCCCGGCTTCGGCACTTGGCGGGGGTCTTTGCTCACCCCGCCTCTCGCGGGCCGATGCTACAGCCAG GATCCTGAGTCATCTTATCAAGAGGGATATCACTTTCCCCCAGAATACGAACTTTCTGTGGAAGAAGCAGAAGGGCAGAGGGAAGTGCATCTGATTCGGGCCCAAGGCCTGCCGTATGACTGCACTGAGGAAGATGTTCTCAACTTTTTTTCAG GGAGCAAGATCCGAAACGGGGTGGAAGGCATCCATTTCCTCCTGTACCGCGATGGCAAGCGCAGGGGAGATGCGATAGTTGAGCTTGAATCGGAGCACGACGTGATGAATGCCTTGAACAAACACCGGAAATACCTGGGCCAACGCTATGTGGAAG TTTTTGAAATACGTAATAAGGACGTTGATACCCTGATGAGGAGCCTGAAGTTCCGTTCAGCGCCCGTAAACAACGATGGGGTGGTACGACTGCGAGGCTTGCCCTACCGTTGCACGGAAGTAGATGTAACTGAGTTCTTCTCAG GTTTGACCGTGCAGGACATAGTATTCGTCTTTGACCACGACGGGAGGAGGAAAACGGGAGAGGCGTTTGTGCAGTTCGCCACACCGGAAATGGCTAATAAAGCTTTGTTGAAGCATAAGGAAGAAATTGGAAACCG CTACATAGAAATATTCCCGAGCCAGAAAAGTGCCATTCGAACACATAACGACTTTTTCCGATATAAGAAGATGATGGCGTCTACGGTGCCAAAACCGTGTTCTGAAAACATTTTTGAAGAAAAGTTGAGCGAGGTCTCGAAGCCCAGTCCggtgtatgaaaatgaaactaGAAGCG AGGCTTATAACCAAGTATTTGAAAAGCCTCCGGAGGCGGCTGAATCGGGAAGCTTCTCCGCCCCTTACTTTGTCCACCTGAGAGGAATGCCTTTTCAAGCCACAGCGCAAGATATCATCCAG tttTTTGCTCCCTTGAAGCCCGTGAGGATCACAATGGAATATAATTCATGTGGCCATGCAACCGGAGAAGCAGATGTACACTTTGAAACGCACACAGATGCAGTTGCGGCCATGGCCAAGAACAACTTTAAAGTCC AGCATAGTTATATTGAATTGTTTCTGAATTCATCACCAAGCAGAAAATAG